A single Metarhizium brunneum chromosome 5, complete sequence DNA region contains:
- the HEXB gene encoding Beta-hexosaminidase — MLNNAIIAVAALAALRPVDAIWPVPQQISTGQDVLFVDKSIQVTYNGEPVSHDGAGETKESPSSSSQVVHGAVARSLTAIFEHGLVPWMLNPPGSDFEPALDGGAGKVTSLTITQTGEDNATVFKPLAGQVDESYSLHLEANGEASIEAVTSTGLVRGLESFTQLFFKHSSGDAFYTKQAPVSIQDAPRFPHRGLVLDLSRHWFAVDDIKRTIDGLAMNKMNVIHLHITNTQSWPLEVPALPKLAEKGRYAPGLTYSPQAIQEIQEYGVARGVQVLLEIDMPGHVGIDKAYPGLSVAYNEKPYDKYCAQPPCGALKLNNTDVENFVSTLFDDLLPRLSPYSAYFHTGGDEYKATNSLLDPDLQTDNMTLLQPLLQRFLDHAHNNIRGHGLVPIVWEEMVEEWSADVGNDTVVQAWLGSASVAKLAAAGHKVIDSTFDVYYLDCGRGQWLDFKDGPSLDAAYPFADYCSPTKNWRLIYSHDPVENMTAEAAANVIGGEVAVWTEMIDPVSLDTLAWPRAAAAGEAWWSGRKDGEGNLRSVFTARPRLEEMRERMLARGVRGAVISQLFCGQSPLEDCAA, encoded by the exons ATGCTCAACAACGCCATCATTGCTGTAGCCGCCCTTGCGGCGCTCCGTCCCGTCGACGCCATCTGGCCCGTTCCCCAGCAAATCTCCACCGGACAAGATGTTCTTTTTGTTGACAAGTCCATTCAAGTCACTTACAATGGCGAGCCT GTCTCGCacgatggcgccggcgagaCCAAAGAGTCACCCAGCTCCAGCAGTCAGGTCGTTCATGGTGCTGTTGCACGCAGCTTAACTGCCATTTTTGAACATGGTCTTGTGCCGTGGATGCTGAACCCGCCGGGATCCGACTTTGAGCCCGCCctggatggcggcgcgggcAAAGTCACGTCCTTGACCATTACCCAGACCGGAGAGGACAACGCCACCGTCTTCAAGCCCCTCGCCGGCCAAGTCGACGAGTCGTACTCGCTCCATCTCGAGGCAAATGGCGAAGCGTCCATCGAGGCCGTCACCTCGACCGGTCTTGTCCGCGGCCTCGAGTCCTTCACCCAGCTCTTCTTCAAGCACAGCTCCGGCGACGCCTTTTACACCAAGCAAGCGCCCGTATCTATCCAGGATGCGCCGCGATTTCCTCACCGCGGCCTGGTCCTCGACCTCAGCCGGCACTGgttcgccgtcgacgacatcaagaGGACCATTGACGGCCTGGccatgaacaagatgaaCGTGATACACCTgcacatcaccaacacccAGTCCTGGCCCCTCGAGGTCCCAGCCCTCCCCAAGCTTGCCGAAAAGGGCCGCTACGCCCCCGGCCTCACCTACTCGCCGCAGGCCATCCAAGAAATCCAAGAGTACGGCGTCGCCCGTGGCGTCCAGGTGCTTCTGGAGATCGACATGCCCGGCCACGTCGGCATCGACAAGGCCTACCCGGGCCTGAGCGTCGCATACAACGAGAAGCCGTACGACAAGTACTGCGCGCAGCCGCCCTGCGGCGCCCTCAAGCTCAACAACACCGACGTCGAGAACTTCGTCTCCACCCTCTTCGACGACCTGCTCCCCCGCCTGAGCCCATACTCGGCCTACTTCCAcaccggcggcgacgagtACAAGGCCACCAACTCGCTGCTAGACCCGGACCTGCAGACGGACAACATGACGCTGCTCCAGCCCCTGCTGCAGCGGTTCCTCGACCACGCCCACAACAACATCCGCGGGCACGGCCTCGTCCCCATCGTCTGGGAGGAAATGGTGGAAGAATGGTCCGCCGACGTGGGCAACGACACCGTCGTCCAGGCCTGGCTCGGCTCGGCGTCGGTCGCgaagctcgccgccgccggccacaaGGTCATCGACTCCACCTTCGATGTCTAC TACCTCGACTGCGGCCGCGGCCAGTGGCTCGACTTCAAAGACGGGCCgagcctcgacgccgcgtACCCCTTTGCCGACTACTGCTCGCCCACCAAGAACTGGCGGCTCATCTACAGCCACGACCCGGTGGAAAACatgacggccgaggcggccgccaacgtcattggcggcgaggtgGCCGTGTGGACGGAGATGATTGACCCCGTGAGCCTCGACACCCTCGCGTGGccgcgcgccgccgccgccggggagGCCTGGTGGTCGGGGcgcaaggacggcgagggcaatCTTCGGTCAGTGTTCACGGCCCGGCCGCGACTGGAGGAGATGAGGGAGCGCATGCTGGCGCGGGGCGTGAGAGGCGCCGTCATTTCGCAGCTGTTTTGCGGGCAGTCGCCGCTGGAGGATTGCGCGGCGTAG
- the MNN22 gene encoding Alpha-1,2-mannosyltransferase MNN22, with protein sequence MTKFEKILHRRLRASRVAIGVALGFTFLFIRFYHNTVDPFAQYAGNTMPCPPSRINEYAIKPPPAQDGRFLANLWDTLQPLFDQHKPDPAHITKPLVDKLPDKDILGSFFNLTNGEAENTRANHMELVKKLPPYPKGHFGGRGVVVLAGGRYSDFAATSIGMLRESGSKLPVEVWLNEDGDEAWCNELPLEGMVCRRLTDYMNLDDLPHPYQWKVFAMLYSTFEDILFIDADSIPVKNPDFLFDSAVYKNYGVILWPDYWKHTGSPLLPYLIGINSTRESDILASETSVESGQLVWNKKTHWKSLVLAAYYNYFGPDFWYTVFNNGWLGWGDKDTFPAALKAAQQDYYQVSHEIVTIFVQGTIDGIGMLQPDPTNKAEHKPLFLHMNMIKWGARDLLCTENCDKFKDQGDHPFHMIDERSQIYKHLREGMRVFAVGQLFQGNIDPEPDMWRVVEHNACRTSRANWHMCKNARSHMERTFGFDFTEYREEMNEGGNANTQICIEGPWVKPSRAKPKPKNWAKDYEETYE encoded by the exons ATGACAAAATTCGAAAAAATCCTTCACCGGCGGCTGAGAG CTTCTCGGGTAGCCATAGGCGTTGCTCTCGGCTTCACGTTTCTATTTATCAGGTTCTACCATAACACCGTCGACCCATTTGCTCAGTACGCTGGCAATACTATGCCATGCCCGCCGAGCCGAATCAACGAATATGCCATCAAACCGCCTCCCGCCCAAGATGGCAGGTTTCTCGCTAATCTGTGGGACACTCTGCAGCCATTATTCGACCAACACAAACCAGATCCCGCACATATTACTAAACCTTTGGTAGATAAATTGCCGGACAAGGACATCTTGGGAAGCTTCTTCAATCTTACAAATGGAGAGGCAGAAAATACTAGGGCAAACCACATGGAACTGGTAAAGAAACTACCACCATATCCCAAGGGACACtttggcggccgtggcgtcgtcgtccttgcaGGGGGCAGATACTCCGATTTTGCGGCTACGTCGATTGGCATGCTCCGGGAATCAGGAAGCAAGTTGCCAGTCGAGGTATGGCTCAACGAAGACGGGGACGAGGCGTGGTGTAACGAACTCCCACTGGAGGGGATGGTGTGCAGAAGGCTCACGGACTACATGAACTTGGACGATTTGCCTCATCCTTATCAGTGGAAAGTTTTTGCAATGCTTTATTCAACATTCGAAGATATTCTTTTTATAGATGCCGACTCGATACCAGTAAAGAACCCCGACTTTTTGTTTGACTCGGCTGTCTACAAAAACTACGGCGTGATACTATGGCCAGACTATTGGAAACACACGGGTTCTCCATTACTGCCGTATCTCATCGGTATTAACAGTACCAGGGAATCAGATATACTAGCATCCGAAACCAGTGTTGAATCGGGGCAGCTGGTTTGGAACAAGAAGACTCACTGGAAG AGCCTCGTTCTTGCTGCCTACTATAACTACTTCGGCCCCGACTTTTGGTATACTGTTTTCAACAATGGCTGGCTAGGATGGGGCGACAAGGACACGTTTCCCGCGGCTCTTAAGGCTGCTCAACAAGATTATTACCAAGTTTCTCATGAAATAGTCACCATATTTGTTCAAGGCACGATCGATGGTATAGGAATGCTCCAGCCAGATCCCACCAACAAGGCCGAGCACAAGCCGCTATTTCTACACATGAACATGATCAAGTGGGGCGCAAGAGATCTCCTGTGTACCGAGAATTGCGACAAGTTTAAAGACCAGGGAGATCACCCCTTCCATATGATTGACGAAAGGTCGCAGATCTACAAGCACCTGCGGGAAGGTATGCGCGTCTTTGCAGTTGGGCAACTGTTCCAGGGCAACATTGACCCGGAACCGGACATGTGGCGGGTAGTGGAACACAATGCCTGTAGAACTAGCCGGGCAAATTGGCATATGTGCAAAAATGCCCGGAGCCACATGGAGAGAACCTTTGGCTTTGATTTCACCGAGTATCGCGAAGAGATGAATGAGGGCGGAAACGCAAACACACAAATTTGCATTGAGGGGCCTTGGGTGAAGCCATCAAgagccaagcccaagccgaAGAACTGGGCTAAGGATTATGAGGAGACGTACGAGTGA
- the BEL gene encoding Boletus edulis lectin yields the protein MSYTIKVHIYQENTNAFFHIVEKTVFRNGTWGETNGAQILTMGGSGTAGSLRFLANTGESCIVTLGVHNYKPWGDIVTKLDPGSQTGVVITPEYYETEWGGTQKKERVDMRWKTLSHYDVTRDGRKYSFKYTEIKDKHLEVNFIIH from the coding sequence ATGTCCTACACCATCAAAGTACACATCTACCAGGAAAATACAAACGCGTTTTTCCACATTGTGGAAAAAACCGTGTTTAGaaatggcacctggggcgaGACCAATGGCGCGCAGATCCTGACCATGGGCGGCAGCGGTACCGCCGGCTCCCTCCGCTTCCTCGCCAACACTGGCGAGAGCTGCATCGTCACCCTTGGCGTACACAATTATAAGCCATGGGGCGACATCGTGACCAAGCTGGACCCTGGCTCTCAGACTGGTGTCGTCATCACCCCGGAGTACTACGAGACAGAATGGGGCGGCACGCAAAAGAAGGAGCGCGTCGATATGCGATGGAAGACGCTTTCTCACTATGATGTCACTCGCGATGGGCGAAAGTACAGTTTCAAGTACACCGAAATTAAGGACAAGCACCTCGAGGTCAATTTTATCATTCATTAG
- the MP1_2 gene encoding Cell wall mannoprotein 1 encodes MKPPITTAIAFAAATVYAQIDVLTGALSNVSSSVEALDKATTDFNIDAIKTNADTLISTIATGKDAVNASQVVTLVDSLGLNGPVLLQNKDFETLAADLKTKRPDIEKANACSDVHSRIASINTGSLGLTEAIIAKVPQAAQPIVRQVAAGASRVLNQAQYDFSEDNCKDASPTASPTPSPTASSSADSKQTPVGAIVGGVLGGVGIMAVIGLSIFLFLRRRRQRRLKQEREPPVELEANDGPPPLLKDYKEECAKAERGEQEAERAEMCADSTAIHEAPENARYELE; translated from the coding sequence ATGAAGCCTCCCATCACAACAGCAATCGCTTTTGCGGCTGCTACTGTCTATGCCCAGATCGATGTCCTTACCGGTGCTCTGTCTAATGTGTCTTCCAGCGTCGAAGCCCTCGACAAGGCTACTACAGACTTTAATATCGACGCGATCAAGACCAACGCCGATACCCTCATCTCCACCATAGCAACAGGCAAGGATGCAGTCAATGCCTCGCAGGTCGTCACACTCGTCGATTCTCTGGGTTTGAACGGCCCTGTTCTGCTCCAGAACAAGGACTTTGAAACCCTGGCCGCCGACTTGAAAACCAAGCGCCCCGACATTGAAAAGGCGAATGCGTGCAGCGACGTTCACTCCAGAATCGCTAGCATCAACACGGGGTCATTGGGCCTCACGGAGGCAATCATCGCCAAGGTCCCCCAGGCTGCACAGCCTATTGTTCGACAGGTCGCCGCCGGGGCCTCTAGGGTCCTGAACCAGGCGCAGTACGACTTCTCCGAGGACAACTGCAAGGACGcgtcgccgacggcgagccctaccccgtcgccgacggcaagTTCCAGCGCCGACTCGAAGCAAACGCCAGTCGGCGCCATAGTCGGCGGGGTCCTGGGAGGTGTGGGTATCATGGCGGTGATCGGACTCTCTATCTTCCTGTTTCTGAGACGCAGGAGGCAGCGGAGGCTGAAACAGGAGCGCGAACCACCCGTCGAACTCGAGGCCAATGACGGCCCGCCGCCGCTACTAAAGGACTACAAAGAAGAATGTGCAAAGGCGGAGCGCGGCGAGCAAGAGGCGGAGAGAGCGGAAATGTGCGCGGACAGCACGGCGATTCACGAGGCGCCGGAAAATGCGCGGTACGAGTTGGAGTAG
- the KIC1 gene encoding Serine/threonine-protein kinase KIC1 codes for MATLTAQVGATDSSRNNKSAVEDARRTQSYIAAECANDGTEPPPYELLVLIGKGSFGRVYKARGLNSGRLVAVKIISIEEGDSIRPGGTDTFADILKEVNTLKLLNDRGAKNINRILDAHLVGQSVWMITEYCAGGSVATLMRPTRGLPEKWIIPILREVAEAVYWVHSHGVIHRDIKCANVLITDIGGVQLCDFGVAGIIETKFDKRSTVTGTLQWMAPELFDSSISYGIEVDIWAFGSMAYEVATGLPPNATGLVDMTNFGSFLKHNCPRLKGDQYSPQLRDFVACCMVQDPARRPSIEQVQAHPYIFNTTSKFPTASLSQLVNAYRLWEMQGGSRLSLLSAGGAQGPANISFPSHLNEEWTFDALDEAGLEYNSSDAHTVRNAYEPAVDFPWQPQKQTGRRRQPNMKPLIVPLEQVFDLDFTINYDDNARAFYGQHIELLTNDLRLRDDLDSSTVRESLIDLDASFDGNDLSQVVDMGTIRGVYPSITDEVYHSTRRLTQDWKFPLMAATSASLDYAEDPEENVVCDINARDVFMSQCISSTQSNRASAMSLIDLDASLPDESGILTRPSTAGSDNTSTGSDIEKTPFELEQHVLHAILPSPTVREPSIYVSDDSGFEVPHVPDDGYPKDQHGGLSDQVSVQTQPSLDQGPRCPQHSGPVIPAPPSAGAMLGTSTPDELKGELQRLVWSLGEHLQFTSDTLARLPTKRAL; via the coding sequence ATGGCAACGCTGACAGCCCAGGTCGGTGCCACCGACTCTTCGAGAAACAATAAGAGCGCAGTTGAAGATGCTAGGAGGACCCAATCCTATATTGCGGCAGAGTGTGCAAATGACGGTACAGAGCCACCACCCTACGAGTTACTGGTTCTCATCGGCAAGGGAAGCTTCGGCCGGGTGTACAAAGCCCGTGGCTTAAACTCAGGGCGACTGGTTGCCGTGAAAATCATTAGCATTGAGGAGGGCGACAGCATTCGCCCCGGCGGCACGGATACATTCGCTGATATTTTAAAGGAAGTCAACACCTTGAAACTTCTCAACGACAGGGGGGCGAAAAACATCAATCGTATTCTTGATGCCCATCTCGTTGGTCAATCTGTTTGGATGATCACTGAGTATTGTGCTGGCGGTAGTGTCGCTACTCTAATGAGGCCAACTAGGGGGTTGCCAGAGAAGTGGATTATCCCCATCTTGCGAGAGGTTGCCGAGGCCGTGTATTGGGTTCACAGCCATGGCGTCATTCATCGGGATATTAAATGTGCTAATGTCCTCATTACAGACATTGGAGGCGTTCAACTTTGCGATTTTGGCGTCGCCGGGATTATCGAGACCAAGTTCGACAAGAGAAGCACTGTCACAGGCACACTCCAGTGGATGGCCCCCGAACTATTCGACTCCTCGATATCGTACGGTATTGAGGTTGATATTTGGGCCTTTGGATCCATGGCGTACGAGGTAGCCACCGGGCTCCCGCCGAATGCGACCGGCCTGGTTGACATGACGAACTTTGGCTCGTTTCTGAAACACAACTGTCCACGGCTTAAGGGAGACCAATATTCGCCTCAACTTCGAGACTTTGTTGCCTGCTGCATGGTCCAAGACCCGGCTCGACGACCCAGTATCGAGCAAGTCCAGGCACATCCTTATATTTTCAACACCACGAGCAAATTTCCCACTGCGTCACTCTCCCAGCTTGTCAACGCCTACAGACTTTGGGAGATGCAAGGTGGAAGTAGACTGTCCCTCTTATCCGCAGGCGGTGCGCAGGGCCCTGCAAATATTTCGTTCCCTTCCCACTTGAACGAAGAGTGGACATTTGACGCATTGGATGAGGCTGGTCTCGAATATAATTCCTCAGACGCTCACACTGTTCGGAATGCATATGAACCGGCCGTCGACTTCCCTTGGCAGCCACAAAAACAAACTGGGCGACGTCGGCAACCAAATATGAAGCCACTCATAGTACCTCTCGAGCAGGTTTTCGATCTTGACTTTACCATCAACTATGACGACAATGCTCGTGCTTTCTATGGACAGCACATCGAGCTGCTGACAAATGATTTACGGCTACGGGACGACCTAGATAGCTCAACGGTCAGAGAGTCGCTAATTGATCTTGACGCCTCATTCGACGGCAACGACTTGTCGCAGGTCGTTGATATGGGAACAATCAGAGGAGTTTATCCGTCAATTACTGATGAAGTATACCATTCTACTCGTCGCCTGACTCAGGACTGGAAATTTCCTCTGATGGCTGCTACCTCTGCAAGTCTAGACTATGCTGAAGACCCCGAGGAAAACGTTGTCTGCGATATCAACGCAAGAGATGTATTCATGAGCCAATGTATTTCGAGTACGCAGTCTAATCGTGCTTCAGCGATGAGCCTTATTGACCTTGATGCCAGCCTACCGGATGAGTCGGGAATCCTTACCCGCCCGTCCACCGCCGGTTCCGACAATACATCAACAGGTTCAGATATAGAAAAGACTCCATTCGAGCTTGAACAACATGTCCTGCATGCAATTTTACCCTCGCCAACCGTCAGAGAACCATCTATATACGTGTCGGATGATAGTGGCTTTGAGGTGCCCCACGTACCTGATGATGGCTACCCAAAGGATCAACATGGCGGTTTATCGGATCAGGTTTCCGTGCAAACACAGCCCAGCCTGGATCAAGGTCCCCGTTGCCCTCAGCACTCCGGCCCGGTGATTCCAGCTCCGCCTTCAGCTGGCGCGATGCTAGGCACAAGCACGCCTGACGAGTTGAAAGGAGAACTGCAAAGGTTGGTATGGAGCTTGGGTGAGCATCTGCAATTTACGTCCGACACACTGGCGCGTCTGCCTACCAAACGCGCCCTATAG
- the OLHYD gene encoding Oleate hydratase — translation MYHSSGNYEAFARPLKPEGIDNKHAWIVGSGLAGLSAAAFLVRDAQMPGKNITILEELHIPGGALDGLKVPEKGFVIRGGREMEAHFECLWDLFRSVPSIEEKGASVLDEFYWLNKRDPNYSLQRATIQRGQDAQTGKLFTLSEAAQKEMVGLFLASRQQVENKRIDEVFGHDFFQSNFWLYWQTMFAFQTWHSALEMKLYLHRFVNHIHGMPDFSTLKFTKYNQYESLVLPLHKWLEDQGVRFQFNTTVHDVDFDMTDHEKKATFIHWVQDGQKGGRDLGVDDLVFITIGSLTENSHLGDHQTPATVQDGPAPAWDLWRRISAKSADFGRPEVFCGNVAATKWQSATVTTLDPRIPSYIQTICKRDPFSGKVVTGGIVTVRDSNWLMSWTVNRQPHFKSQPEDQIVVWVYSLLTETPGNYVKKSMQDCTGEEITQEWLYHLGVPEADIAALSATGAKCVPVMMPYVTSFFMPRQAGDRPDVVPPGSKNFAFIGQFAETTRDTIFTTEYSVRTGMESVYQLAGVDRGVPEVFASTYDIRHLLNASCQLRDGKELASWMPERIRKLLFEKLEKNQIGQLLHDYHLI, via the coding sequence ATGTACCACAGCAGTGGCAATTACGAGGCCTTTGCTAGGCCGCTCAAACCCGAGGGTATTGACAACAAGCATGCCTGGATTGTTGGCTCTGGCCTGGCCGGACTTTCAGCCGCTGCCTTTCTGGTCCGGGATGCCCAAATGCCCGGCAAAAACATCACCATTCTCGAAGAGCTACACATTCCCGGCGGCGCCTTGGATGGCCTCAAAGTCCCCGAGAAGGGCTTCGTCATTCGCGGCGGCCGCGAAATGGAGGCGCACTTTGAGTGTCTCTGGGATCTGTTTCGCTCCGTACCATCCATCGAGGAAAAAGGAGCCAGTGTCTTGGACGAGTTCTACTGGTTAAACAAACGCGACCCCAACTACTCGTTGCAGCGCGCGACGATTCAACGCGGCCAGGACGCCCAAACCGGCAAGCTGTTCACGCTGAGTGAGGCTGCGCAGAAAGAAATGGTCGGGCTTTTCCTGGCATCTAGACAGCAAGTGGAAAACAAGAGAATCGATGAGGTATTTGGGCACGACTTTTTCCAGAGCAACTTTTGGCTGTACTGGCAAACCATGTTTGCATTCCAGACCTGGCACTCTGCGCTGGAGATGAAGCTCTATCTGCACCGATTTGTGAACCACATCCACGGCATGCCCGACTTCTCCACGCTCAAATTTACAAAGTACAACCAGTACGAGTCgctggtgctgccgctgcaCAAGTGGCTGGAGGATCAGGGCGTCCGGTTTCAATTCAACACCACGGTTCACGATGTGGATTTCGACATGACCGACcatgagaagaaggccacGTTCATCCACTGGGTGCAAGATGGCCAAAAGGGCGGCAGGGACCTTGGCGTCGACGACCTGGTCTTTATCACCATCGGCTCCCTCACGGAGAATTCCCACCTCGGAGACCACCAGACGCCCGCCACGGTGCAAGACGGCCCTGCGCCCGCATGGGATCTCTGGCGAcgcatctcggccaagaGCGCCGACTTTGGTCGTCCAGAAGTGTTCTGCGGCAACGTCGCCGCGACAAAGTGGCAGTCGGCGACGGTGACGACGCTGGACCCTCGCATCCCGTCCTACATCCAAACGATTTGCAAGCGAGACCCGTTCAGCGGCAAAGTCGTGACGggcggcatcgtcaccgTACGAGACTCCAACTGGCTCATGAGCTGGACGGTAAACCGGCAGCCTCACTTCAAGAGCCAGCCCGAGGACCAGATCGTGGTCTGGGTCTACAGCCTGCTCACCGAAACGCCGGGCAACTACGTGAAAAAGTCGATGCAGGACTGCACCGGGGAGGAAATCACGCAGGAGTGGCTGTACCACCTGGGCGTTCCCGAGGCCGACATTGCCGCTCTTTCTGCCACGGGCGCAAAGTGCGTGCCCGTCATGATGCCCTATGTCACGTCGTTCTTCATGCCGCGGCAGGCTGGAGACCGTCCCGACGTCGTGCCCCCCGGGTCGAAGAATTTTGCTTTCATCGGCCAGTTTGCCGAGACGACGCGCGATACGATTTTCACCACCGAGTATTCCGTTCGGACGGGCATGGAGTCGGTGTACCAGCTTGCCGGCGTGGATCGCGGCGTGCCCGAGGTTTTTGCGTCAACCTACGACATTAGACACTTGTTGAATGCGTCGTGTCAGCTGAGGGATGGCAAGGAACTAGCGTCGTGGATGCCGGAAAGGATACGGAAGCTGTTGTTTgagaagctggagaagaacCAAATCGGCCAGCTATTGCATGATTATCACCTGATCTAG
- the slt-11 gene encoding Pre-mRNA-splicing factor slt-11, translated as MPPQIKQDLNRSGWESTDFPSVCENCLPENPYVKMLKEDYGAECKLCTRPFTVFSWNGADRAQNRRKKTNICLTCARLKNCCQSCMLDLSFGLPIAVRDAALKMVAPGPQSDINREYFAQNNEKLIEDGKAGIEEYEKTDEKARELLRRLANSKPYFRKGRAVDESELVGNSSGGSVATGAGQGGPGPVRTRDSRAAAAAGARPRGGKGRQAFPSAAQLPPSEKDWLPPDDTNIMSLFITGVEDDLPEFKLREYFKVHGKIKSLVCSHMSHCAFINYETRAAAEKAAAACQGRAVIAGCPLRVRWGQPKAIGTMNKEERGQMLRDARVGIPRKPQHRGGIEAGSHGASQALLSPSSSVAAPPGADDTPNYASLSGD; from the exons ATGCCGCCCCAAATCAAGCAGGACTTGAATAGATCAGGATGGGAGAGCACAGACTTCCCCTCGGTGTGCGAAAACTGCTTACCTGAAAATCCCTATGTCAAGATGCTGAAGGAAGACTATGGTGCTGAATGCAAATTG TGCACAAGACCGTTTACTGTATTCAGTTGGAACGGGGCCGACCGAGCTCAAAACCGACGAAAAAAGACCAACATCTGCCTGACTTGCGCCCGGCTCAAGAACTGCTGCCAGAGCTGTATGCTCGATCTTTCCTTCGGCCTTCCCATCGCTGTTCGAGATGCTGCGCTCAAAATGGTTGCACCCGGTCCACAATCCGACATTAACAGGGAATACTTTGCCCAGAACAATGAAAAGCTCATCgaagacggcaaagcagGTATTGAAGAGTACGAGAAAACGGATGAAAAGGCACGAGAGCTGCTTCGTCGATTGGCGAACAGCAAGCCCTATTTCAGAAAAGGTCGAGCTGTCGATGAATCAGAACTTGTAGGGAACAGTTCCGGTGGCAGCGTTGCTACTGGTGCTGGACAAGGCGGGCCAGGTCCTGTCCGAACTCGAGATAGTAGGGCTGCAGCTGCGGCAGGTGCCAGACCACGAGGCGGGAAAGGACGACAAGCGTTCCCTAGCGCTGCGCAACTACCTCCAAGCGAGAAGGACTGGCTTCCACCCGATGATACGAATATCATGTCCCTATTTATTACCGGTGTGGAGGACGACTTGCCCGAGTTCAAGCTACGAGAGTACTTCAAGGTACATGGAAAGATCAAGAGCTTGGTATGCTCGCATATGTCCCATTGCGCTTTTATCAACTACGAAACTAGAGCAGCGGCCgaaaaggccgccgccgcttgCCAGGGCCGGGCTGTTATTGCAGGTTGCCCATTGCGAGTTCGATGGGGTCAACCAAAGGCAATCGGCACAATGAACAAGGAGGAGAGAGGACAAATGCTCCGTGACGCCCGGGTTGGGATCCCCAGAAAGCCCCAACATCGCGGCGGTATCGAGGCCGGCTCCCACGGGGCTAGTCAAGCACTGCTTTCTCCCAGTTCTTCTGTCGCTGCTCCCCCGGGTGCTGATGATACCCCCAACTACGCAAGTCTTTCTGGGGACTAA
- the erg6_1 gene encoding Sterol 24-C-methyltransferase — protein sequence MVANSSSLEREDHSRDAAFNKAMHGKSAQARGGIAAMFSKGGEAKKAAVDEYFKHWDNKPAENETAEERAARTAEYATLTRHYYNLATDLYEYGWGQSFHFCRFSLGEPFYQAIARHEHYLAHSIGIKEGMKVLDVGCGVGGPAREIAKFTGAHITGLNNNDYQIDRATHYAQKEGLSNQLDFVKGDFMQMSFEDNTFDAVYAIEATVHAPTLEGIYSQIFRVLKPGGVFGVYEWLMTDEYDNDNIHHREIRLGIEQGDGISNMCKVSDALEAMKAAGFELLRAEDLADRPDPLPWYWPLSGELRYIQTIGDIFTIVRMTTWGRTIAHNLAGLLETMRLAPAGTKKTADSLALAADCLVAGGREKLFTPMYLMVGRKPAE from the exons ATGGTTGCCAATTCTTCAAGTCTCGAGCGCGAAGACCACTCTCGCGATGCAGCCTTCAACAAGGCAATGCACGGCAAATCTGCCCAGGCTCGCGGCGGGATTGCAGCAATGTTTTCCAAGGGtggcgaggccaagaaggcggcTGTTGACGAGTACTTTAAACACTGGGACAACAAGCCTGCCGAGAACGAGACTGCCGAGGAACGCGCT GCTAGAACTGCCGAGTACGCAACCTTGACGAGACA CTACTACAACCTCGCTACTGATCTGTACGAATACGGCTGGGGCCAGTCTTTTCATTTCTGTCGCTTCTCCCTCGGCGAGCCCTTCTACCAGGCCATTGCCCGTCACGAGCACTACCTCGCCCACAGCATTGGTATAAAGGAGGGAATGAAAGTCCTTGACGTTGGTTGTGGTGTTGGAGGCCCGGCCCGCGAGATTGCCAAGTTCACCGGCGCTCATATCACTGGTCTGAACAACAACGACTACCAGATTGACCGTGCTACCCACTACGCTCAAAAGGAGGGTCTGTCCAATCAGCTGGATTTCGTCAAGGGTGACTTTATG CAAATGTCCTTTGAGGACAATACCTTTGACGCTGTCTATGCCATTGAGGCTACGGTCCACGCTCCCACCCTTGAGGGTATCTACAGCCAGATTTTCCGCGTCCTCAAACCCGGCGGTGTCTTTGGTGTTTACGAATGGCTCATGACGGATGAGtacgacaacgacaacatcCACCACCGCGAAATCCGCCTCGGAATCGAGCAGGGTGACGGCATCTCCAACATGTGCAAGGTGTCTGACGCCTTGGAGGCCATGAAGGCGGCCGGTTTCGAGCTCCTACGTGCTGAGGATCTGGCCGACCGCCCTGACCCTCTCCCCTGGTACTGGCCCCTGTCTGGTGAGCTGCGTTACATACAGACGATTGGAGACATCTTTACTATTGTCCGCATGACGACGTGGGGCCGCACCATTGCCCACAACTTGGCTGGTCTCTTAGAAACTATGCGTCTGGCTCCCGCGGGCACAAAGAAGACTGCTGACAGTCTGGCTCTTGCTGCTGACTGCCTGGTCGCTGGTGGCCGTGAGAAGCTGTTCACACCCATGTACCTCATGGTTGGACGCAAGCCTGCCGAGTAA